The proteins below are encoded in one region of Triticum aestivum cultivar Chinese Spring chromosome 1B, IWGSC CS RefSeq v2.1, whole genome shotgun sequence:
- the LOC123119039 gene encoding replication factor A protein 1, whose product MDTLEERAEKDTQCSDVIGLLTQMKPVETRITKKNPQPSYLREIEILMPEGDKIRITLWGKFAYFLTEDVIGSQIVLIITSTMVQRFNGLCVKSTSATRIYIDLDIPETQELLDRDSTEETLPKMISIDRSNQGTLEEQMFYRRRTFKNLLQ is encoded by the exons ATGGACACACTAGAAGAAAGAGCAGAAAAAGATACACAATGCTCAG ATGTCATTGGACTACTAACACAAATGAAGCCTGTGGAGACAAGAATAACAAAGAAGAACCCACAACCTTCATATCTCCGCGAGATTGAAATCCTAATGCCAGA GGGTGACAAAATCAGAATCACGTTGTGGGGAAAGTTTGCTTATTTTTTGACCGAGGATGTAATCGGCAGCCAAATTGTCCTTATTATTACATCAACGATGGTACAGAGATTTAATG GTTTGTGCGTAAAGTCAACCAGTGCCACAAGAATATATATAGATCTAGATATACCAGAAACGCAAGAACTTCTTGATAG GGACTCGACAGAAGAAACCTTACCAAAAATGATTAGTATAGATAGAAGTAATCAAGGAACATTAGAAGAACAAATGTTTTATAGGAGGAGAACATTCAAGAACTTACTACAATGA